The following are encoded together in the Triticum dicoccoides isolate Atlit2015 ecotype Zavitan chromosome 6B, WEW_v2.0, whole genome shotgun sequence genome:
- the LOC119325689 gene encoding uncharacterized protein LOC119325689, with product MAVQQLRSSEQRAWPQGRALLRRTALAVSSTWRDCEPIPASDAHNALDGEAGRRAPATATSGGNGNVRGDCHATCVHKGGADGCFCASSRGTAVSRPWRTRTAAAVRTRRPASST from the coding sequence ATGGCGGTGCAGCAGCTCCGTTCGTCGGAGCAGCGTGCCTGGCCTCAAGGCCGCGCGCTCCTTCGCCGAACGGCGCTCGCCGTGTCGAGCACATGGCGAGATTGTGAGCCGATCCCCGCCAGCGATGCGCACAACGCGCTGGACggcgaggcggggaggcgagcGCCGGCGACCGCGACATCAGGAGGCAACGGCAACGTGCGCGGCGACTGCCACGCAACGTGCGTCCATAAGGGAGGCGCCGACGGGTGCTTTTGTGCGTCGTCTCGAGGGACGGCGGTGTCCCGCCCATGGCGTACTCGCACGGCGGCGGCCGTGCGGACCCGCAGGCCGGCGTCATCAACATAA
- the LOC119321804 gene encoding pentatricopeptide repeat-containing protein At2g02750-like, which produces MVGKLSMATVAPWKRLCKLVSNGHYQEALLSYSRAHASNLRPDAFTFPCLLKSCAALKDAPAVLQVHGHLAKSGFSSCPYTATALTSAYARLLRLGEACKVFDEMRERNVPCFNALIAGFSQCGKVDEAMGVFRLLGKEGILPDSVTMASVLPACRAMEQGKQLHGLVVKTGDCLDRYVATSLITMYLDCGDSDGARRILELMVDKGVESYNAMASGLLRNGEDFIALGTVREMIFGSSEKPNETTLLVVLSACTSVLVPSLGKEVHCYVLKHAMDCSIKIRTALIDMYSKCCSLECAYQVFSAMDERNLVTWNTMISGFLIHEKLANALGLFQQLRLKGFSPDSITWNLMINGLAHHQKFAEVFSFFNKMRLEGVSGASLETMTSMLSACSAMSDIKHGKEIYCHVIRTMQHFEDDVFQTTVIDMFMSCGCDSYAGRIFEKDRRKSNDPALWNAMISGYGRCGKSSLALQTFNEMLEQQVHPNSATFLCALSACGHAGLVQKALHIYQMMESAYSINPTFEHLSVMVDLFCRAGKLSEAYGLLLKHTDPPASMWYSFLGACRNYSNAELGEIAATKLYDLDPSSTTPWVILSNIYAEQYRWGEVETLRKMMSDKHLIKAPARTELV; this is translated from the coding sequence ATGGTTGGCAAGCTCTCCAtggccaccgtggcgccatggaaGCGACTCTGCAAGCTCGTATCAAACGGACACTACCAGGAAGCGCTCCTCTCCTACTCTCGAGCCCACGCGTCCAACCTCCGTCCGGACGCCTTCACCTTCCCCTGCCTCCTCAAGTCCTGCGCCGCGCTCAAGGATGCCCCCGCCGTGCTCCAAGTCCACGGTCACCTCGCCAAGTCGGGCTTCTCCTCCTGCCCCTACACGGCCACCGCCCTAACGAGCGCCTATGCCAGGCTCCTCCGTCTCGGGgaggcatgcaaggtgttcgacgaaatgcggGAAAGAAACGTGCCCTGCTTCAATGCTCTCATCGCGGGGTTCTCGCAGTGCGGAAAGGTTGATGAAGCGATGGGTGTATTTAGGCTCCTCGGGAAAGAGGGGATACTGCCGGACTCTGTCACAATGGCGAGTGTGCTACCTGCGTGTCGGGCCATGGAGCAAGGGAAGCAGCTGCACGGGCTTGTAGTGAAGACCGGTGATTGTTTGGATCGCTATGTTGCCACATCACTCATCACAATGTACTTGGATTGTGGTGATTCGGATGGCGCAAGGAGGATTCTTGAACTCATGGTTGATAAGGGCGTCGAGAGTTACAATGCAATGGCTTCTGGACTGTTGAGGAATGGTGAAGATTTTATAGCTTTGGGTACTGTCAGGGAAATGATATTTGGATCCAGCGAAAAACCTAATGAGACCACTTTGCTGGTAGTCCTCTCAGCGTGCACTAGTGTGTTGGTACCGTCACTTGGTAAAGAGGTCCATTGCTATGTCCTGAAGCATGCAATGGATTGCAGTATCAAGATCAGGACTGCACTCATTGACATGTACTCAAAATGTTGTTCTCTGGAGTGTGCTTACCAGGTTTTCTCTGCCATGGATGAGCGGAACTTGGTGACCTGGAATACGATGATCTCAGGTTTTCTGATACACGAGAAGCTTGCAAACGCCTTAGGGTTGTTCCAACAGCTGAGGTTGAAAGGCTTCAGCCCTGACAGTATTACATGGAATCTGATGATTAATGGGCTTGCACATCACCAGAAGTTTGCTGAGGTTTTCTCATTTTTCAATAAGATGCGGTTGGAGGGAGTCTCAGGTGCAAGTCTGGAAACCATGACAAGTATGTTGAGTGCTTGTTCAGCTATGTCAGATATCAAGCATGGGAAGGAAATATATTGCCATGTTATTCGAACAATGCAACACTTTGAGGATGATGTTTTCCAGACAACAGTGATTGACATGTTTATGAGTTGTGGATGTGACAGCTATGCTGGTAGAATATTTGAGAAAGATAGGAGGAAATCGAATGATCCAGCTTTGTGGAATGCAATGATTTCTGGTTACGGAAGGTGTGGGAAAAGCAGTTTAGCATTGCAAACCTTCAACGAAATGCTTGAGCAGCAAGTGCATCCCAACTCAGCCACCTTTCTCTGTGCTCTTTCAGCTTGTGGCCATGCTGGATTAGTCCAGAAAGCATTGCATATCTACCAAATGATGGAGAGTGCCTACAGTATCAACCCTACTTTTGAACACTTGAGCGTCATGGTTGACCTTTTTTGCCGTGCTGGAAAGCTATCTGAAGCTTATGGTCTATTACTGAAACATACTGATCCACCAGCTTCAATGTGGTATTCTTTTCTTGGTGCTTGTAGAAACTACTCTAATGCCGAACTTGGTGAAATAGCAGCAACAAAACTCTATGATTTGGACCCTTCAAGCACAACTCCATGGGTAATTCTATCCAACATATACGCTGAACAATATCGATGGGGCGAAGTAGAGACACTGAGGAAAATGATGTCAGACAAGCACCTCATCAAAGCTCCTGCGCGTACTGAACTTGTATGA